In the Candidatus Hydrogenedentota bacterium genome, TAGACCACAAAATGACGGCCCGGGTTTCAATTATGGTGAGATATCCGGGTTAGGAAAAAAACAGCCGGTTTAGCCAGTTCACCAGTGTGTCCACCTGGGCCACTCCCGAATCAAGATATCGGGCGGTTATGGCTGTGCCCAAAGGTTTTCCTGGCTCTTTCTGCCAGGACAGCCAGGTGTGAATCAATGCTTTCGGTTTGGCCGCATCTTCGAAGCGCCGTTCACCCTCCGGAATTGCGTCCACACTTGACTCGGCATGTTCGAACAGTCGCGACCCATCCGGAACCAGGAACCGAAGAAAGTCCTCAAGAATCCCGTTGGTTTTATTGTCCGGCATGATCCAGACACCCACACGGGGGAGCAGGGCGTTTGGGGGAGGCTCAAGAATGGTGCCTGTGGGATCAGGGTCGGTTGGGACATCTTGATATCCCGCCTGCACGAGGCGGTCATGAAGTGCCTGCCACCGGGCCGCAAGGTCCGTGTCGGCGTCAATCACCACTCCGACAGCCTCAAGATCACTTTCCTTCAGGCGGACGGGAAAGTTCTCCAGCAACTGGTCCACCCCTTCCTGGGATTTTATCTCATCCAGTTTTTGGAGGCGCCGCGTCCCGCACACATGCTTGAGGACATGCTCGTCGTCCACCCCTTCAACCAAAAGTATTTTTCTGCCGGCCATGTTCAACGCACCTCTATCCGGTCACGGGTCGCAATGGCCAAATCCTCCCTGCTGAACACTGTTGGGATGATGTCTTCCCCCTTGCGTGTCAGACGGACAAGGACTCCGTCTTCAGGCTCCTCACTCGCCGCTTTCTGAAACGCCTCGATGGCGTCCCAACTGTGGGTGGTGGCCACCACCTGGATGTCAAGGCGTTTGGCGAGTTTGAAGATGACGCGCCAGATATCAGTTTGGACGGTATGGTGCAGGCCATTCTCGAATTCATCAATGAGTAGCAGGCCTCCCTTCGCATTCACCAGTGAGAGCGCAATACCAAAGAGTCGGTTCAGCCCATCACCAAACGACCGGAGAGGGACGGGACGTGAAATGTTGTCTGAGCGAACTATAGCTGTTCGAGTCCGACGTGGTCCCTCGCCCCCGATCATTGAAACAGCCTCAATTTTTTCGTCAATGATTTTAAGCGCTCCGACAATATCCTTCTCATAATCAGTCAGTGCAATTTCATCCCAGAGACGCCCAAGCGCAATGGTCTCCTCGCCACCAAAAGGACTAACAAAAACACAAGGGAGTCGTGATTCGTCAGGAGAGTTCAGACGGAATGGGAACCTTGGCAAACCATAACGACGGTAATGATCCAAAGGCATAACACGTGCTTCGTCACCCTTGCTGACTATTAGTGCAGGTCGCGTATTAACATCATCAAATAGTTCTTGTTGTTGTAGAAATCGCCTAAATCCATCAGGTACGCGCTCATCTGGTACCGAACCAAGACCCAAAGAAAGTCTCATGGATCGCATACCACCATTTGATGAAATTATTATTGGTTCAACATCAGAGGAAAACTTTGGAAATCCATGAAACAGGCTTGACAACGAAAAGAAACCTTCCGCATCCAATGGCTGTTGAAGTTCCTCCATTTCACCCCCATCCTCCTCACGAAAGCGCAATATGCTGAGGATAACTGTTGGAGAGGCATCTGATGCCAAAATTCGGAGTGCCTCCAGCAAAGATGATTTGCCGGTGTTATTTCGTCCGGTAAATAGGTTAACCCGGCCCAGCCCTTCCACTTTAAGTTTTCGCAGCGCCCGAAA is a window encoding:
- a CDS encoding AAA family ATPase — its product is MELKIGSLTIERFRALRKLKVEGLGRVNLFTGRNNTGKSSLLEALRILASDASPTVILSILRFREEDGGEMEELQQPLDAEGFFSLSSLFHGFPKFSSDVEPIIISSNGGMRSMRLSLGLGSVPDERVPDGFRRFLQQQELFDDVNTRPALIVSKGDEARVMPLDHYRRYGLPRFPFRLNSPDESRLPCVFVSPFGGEETIALGRLWDEIALTDYEKDIVGALKIIDEKIEAVSMIGGEGPRRTRTAIVRSDNISRPVPLRSFGDGLNRLFGIALSLVNAKGGLLLIDEFENGLHHTVQTDIWRVIFKLAKRLDIQVVATTHSWDAIEAFQKAASEEPEDGVLVRLTRKGEDIIPTVFSREDLAIATRDRIEVR